From a region of the Rhipicephalus microplus isolate Deutch F79 chromosome X, USDA_Rmic, whole genome shotgun sequence genome:
- the LOC119176557 gene encoding magnesium-dependent phosphatase 1 isoform X1, producing MHSTRGSCSSANEKQPKLIVFDLDFTLWPIFVDVHVTPPFKKDNGEITDRHGRKVSPYPGVPAMLEKLKSQKFQMGLASRTDDPDAAKELIAALDWNKYFPYQEIYPGRKVTHFKKFAQRTGFSYKNMLFFDDEMRNITDVSKLGVICVHVKDGMSQEVLDEGLRRFENET from the exons ATGCACAGCACCCGTGGCTCTTGCAGCAGCGCAAACGAAAAACAGCCAAAGCTTATTGTGTTCGACTTGG ACTTCACGTTGTGGCCTATCTTTGTGGATGTACACGTCACACCTCCATTTAAAAAAGACAA TGGTGAGATCACTGACAGACATGGACGAAAGGTTTCCCCATACCCAGGTGTCCCAGCAATGTTGGAAAAACTAAAGTCACAGAAGTTCCAAATGGGCTTGGCATCAAG GACTGATGACCCAGATGCTGCGAAGGAGCTCATAGCAGCACTTGATTGGAATAAGTACTTCCCGTATCAGGAAATTTACCCTGGCCGTAAAGTGACCCACTTCAAAAA GTTTGCGCAGCGAACAGGTTTTTCTTACAAAAATATGCTGTTTTTTGATGATGAGATGCGAAACATCACTGATGTTTCTAAGCTTG GTGTCATATGTGTCCACGTCAAGGATGGAATGTCTCAGGAAGTTCTTGATGAAGGTCTAAGAAGGTTTGAAAATGAAACATGA
- the LOC119176557 gene encoding magnesium-dependent phosphatase 1 isoform X2, producing MIDRGGHYFTLWPIFVDVHVTPPFKKDNGEITDRHGRKVSPYPGVPAMLEKLKSQKFQMGLASRTDDPDAAKELIAALDWNKYFPYQEIYPGRKVTHFKKFAQRTGFSYKNMLFFDDEMRNITDVSKLGVICVHVKDGMSQEVLDEGLRRFENET from the exons ATGATCGATAGGGGAGGCCACT ACTTCACGTTGTGGCCTATCTTTGTGGATGTACACGTCACACCTCCATTTAAAAAAGACAA TGGTGAGATCACTGACAGACATGGACGAAAGGTTTCCCCATACCCAGGTGTCCCAGCAATGTTGGAAAAACTAAAGTCACAGAAGTTCCAAATGGGCTTGGCATCAAG GACTGATGACCCAGATGCTGCGAAGGAGCTCATAGCAGCACTTGATTGGAATAAGTACTTCCCGTATCAGGAAATTTACCCTGGCCGTAAAGTGACCCACTTCAAAAA GTTTGCGCAGCGAACAGGTTTTTCTTACAAAAATATGCTGTTTTTTGATGATGAGATGCGAAACATCACTGATGTTTCTAAGCTTG GTGTCATATGTGTCCACGTCAAGGATGGAATGTCTCAGGAAGTTCTTGATGAAGGTCTAAGAAGGTTTGAAAATGAAACATGA